The following are encoded together in the Vibrio zhugei genome:
- a CDS encoding NAD-dependent malic enzyme, whose protein sequence is MNNDKRPLYLPYAGAALMSTPLLNKGSAFSAEERVSFNLEGLLPEATETIQEQVVRAYQQYCNFENDMDKHIYLRNIQDTNETLFYRLVQNHISEMMPVIYTPTVGAACENFSNIYRRGRGVFVSYANRDRIDDILNNAANQNVKVIVVTDGERILGLGDQGIGGMGIPIGKLALYTACGGISPAYTLPVVLDAGTNNPQRLADPMYMGWRHTRITGAEYDAFVEEFIQAVKRRWPDALIQFEDFAQKNAMPLLKRYKDRVCCFNDDIQGTAAIAVGSLLAACKAAGTKLSQQRITFVGAGSAGCGIAEAIIAQMVSEGISDSQARSQVYMVDRWGLLEEGMPNLLDFQQRLVQTKANTKDWTSEGNNGYSLIDVVRQAKPTVLIGVSGAPGLFSEDVIKTMHANCERPIVFPLSNPTSRVEATPADILTWTNGEALVATGSPFEPVVLNGKTYPIAQCNNSYIFPGIGLGVLAVNAKRVTDEMLQESSRALAETSPLAINGHGALLPPLESIHSVSKKIALAVAKKAIEQGVAPERSEKAIIDAIDQHFWQPEYRRYKRTAF, encoded by the coding sequence ATGAACAACGATAAACGTCCACTATATTTACCCTATGCTGGTGCGGCTCTAATGAGTACACCATTATTGAACAAAGGCAGCGCTTTCTCCGCAGAAGAGCGTGTATCTTTTAACTTGGAAGGGCTATTGCCTGAAGCAACAGAAACCATCCAAGAACAAGTTGTCCGTGCCTATCAACAGTACTGCAACTTTGAAAATGATATGGATAAACATATCTATCTTCGTAACATACAAGATACGAATGAAACGTTATTTTATCGCCTTGTCCAAAACCACATTTCTGAGATGATGCCGGTCATCTATACCCCAACCGTGGGTGCAGCTTGCGAAAACTTCTCTAATATCTATCGCCGTGGACGTGGCGTCTTTGTTTCTTATGCCAACCGCGATCGCATTGATGATATTTTAAACAATGCGGCAAACCAAAACGTCAAAGTCATTGTTGTGACCGACGGCGAACGTATTCTTGGTCTGGGCGACCAAGGTATCGGCGGTATGGGTATCCCAATTGGTAAATTGGCACTGTACACCGCTTGTGGTGGTATCAGCCCAGCCTACACGTTACCAGTTGTCTTAGATGCTGGTACCAATAACCCGCAACGTCTTGCCGATCCAATGTACATGGGGTGGCGTCATACGCGTATTACTGGTGCCGAATACGATGCCTTTGTTGAAGAATTCATTCAAGCGGTGAAACGTCGCTGGCCGGATGCGTTGATCCAGTTTGAAGATTTTGCGCAAAAAAATGCTATGCCGTTATTGAAGCGTTACAAAGATCGCGTTTGCTGCTTCAACGATGACATTCAAGGCACAGCCGCAATTGCAGTCGGCTCATTACTTGCCGCTTGTAAAGCAGCAGGAACCAAGTTATCACAACAGCGTATTACTTTCGTGGGTGCCGGCTCAGCCGGATGTGGTATTGCAGAAGCCATCATCGCACAAATGGTATCGGAAGGCATTTCAGATTCACAAGCACGTTCACAAGTGTACATGGTGGATCGTTGGGGTCTTCTTGAAGAAGGTATGCCTAACCTACTCGACTTCCAACAACGCTTGGTACAAACCAAAGCGAACACCAAAGATTGGACATCTGAAGGCAACAATGGCTACTCATTGATCGACGTTGTTCGTCAAGCGAAGCCAACGGTACTTATCGGGGTTTCTGGTGCGCCTGGTCTGTTCAGTGAAGACGTGATCAAAACCATGCACGCCAATTGTGAGCGCCCGATTGTGTTCCCATTGTCTAACCCAACCAGCCGCGTTGAAGCGACGCCTGCAGACATCCTTACGTGGACAAATGGCGAAGCATTGGTCGCAACAGGTAGCCCATTCGAACCCGTCGTTCTCAATGGTAAGACTTACCCGATTGCCCAGTGTAACAATAGCTATATCTTCCCGGGGATTGGCCTTGGCGTGTTAGCGGTGAATGCAAAACGTGTTACCGACGAAATGCTGCAAGAATCCAGCCGCGCGCTAGCAGAAACCTCACCATTAGCCATTAATGGTCATGGCGCATTGCTTCCACCACTGGAATCGATTCACTCGGTATCGAAGAAAATTGCCCTTGCTGTCGCGAAAAAAGCGATTGAACAAGGTGTCGCGCCTGAACGTTCTGAGAAAGCGATCATCGATGCCATTGACCAGCACTTCTGGCAGCCAGAGTATCGCCGCTACAAACGAACTGCTTTTTAA
- a CDS encoding DUF3392 domain-containing protein, whose product MELLHFFAPAGRFIAPYVSDISTAFIACFLVMLGGEINNAIRRMMRHQHFIVRTVVFILINAFGYGLIIVKASPYLARTLANMERGMMFILILASFIVIGLWAQKNRQI is encoded by the coding sequence ATGGAACTACTACATTTTTTTGCACCTGCTGGTCGCTTTATCGCACCCTATGTCTCCGATATTTCAACCGCATTTATTGCCTGTTTTCTTGTCATGCTGGGTGGTGAAATCAATAACGCAATACGTCGTATGATGCGCCATCAACATTTTATTGTCCGTACCGTGGTGTTTATTTTGATTAATGCGTTTGGTTACGGATTAATCATTGTAAAAGCAAGCCCTTACTTAGCTCGGACACTCGCTAACATGGAACGAGGCATGATGTTTATTCTTATTTTAGCGAGCTTTATTGTCATTGGCCTATGGGCACAAAAGAACCGTCAAATCTAA
- a CDS encoding SanA/YdcF family protein, producing MSLLVLGACLIANDRWVAWQTQDNIIYDIDDVSHFQVGVVLGTSKYLGKILNVYYANRIDAAVKLYHQGKLSGFLLSGDNAHRSYNEPWTMKRDLLKSGIPEDKIYLDYAGFRTLDSIVRAKRIFSEDHFLIITQGFHCERALYIAQYHDINAKCLAVPGPVNHSGYSVRLREVLARAKAMFDLYIMNTQPKFLGPKHPIQLSPSAASAS from the coding sequence ATGAGTCTCCTCGTTTTGGGTGCCTGCTTAATCGCCAATGATCGTTGGGTGGCATGGCAAACCCAAGACAACATTATTTATGACATCGATGACGTGTCACATTTTCAAGTTGGCGTTGTCCTCGGAACCAGTAAATATTTAGGAAAAATATTAAACGTCTATTATGCCAACCGCATCGATGCGGCAGTGAAACTGTATCATCAAGGCAAATTATCGGGCTTTCTGCTCAGTGGGGATAATGCCCACCGTTCTTATAATGAACCTTGGACCATGAAGCGTGATTTATTAAAGTCGGGCATTCCTGAGGATAAAATCTATTTAGACTATGCGGGATTTCGCACCTTGGACTCTATCGTCCGAGCAAAACGCATCTTTTCAGAAGACCATTTTCTGATTATCACGCAAGGGTTCCATTGCGAGCGCGCGCTCTATATTGCGCAATACCATGACATCAATGCCAAATGTCTGGCCGTCCCCGGCCCAGTCAATCACTCTGGTTACAGCGTTCGTTTGCGCGAAGTGTTAGCGAGGGCAAAAGCCATGTTTGACTTATATATCATGAACACTCAGCCGAAATTCCTCGGCCCGAAACATCCGATTCAACTCAGCCCATCTGCCGCCAGCGCGTCTTAG
- a CDS encoding DUF2797 domain-containing protein → MSFTATGVLHKMHANLGSVTSYRLPVGEQFVELNPLIGTELHLEHTGNIFCSNCGKKTKKSYAQGHCFPCMKKLASCDMCIMKPELCHYDQGTCREPEWGEKNCMVDHFVYLSNTSGLKVGITRHTQIPTRWIDQGAMQGLPIFKVKTRHISGLIEVELAKHIADKTNWRTLLKMDATPMSLTEHFIELRPLLDDKIAEIRARFGEDAIEELHTQTTDIRYPVDHYPSKIVSHNFDKNPVVQGTLQGIKGQYLIFDTGVINVRKFTSYEVTVTTV, encoded by the coding sequence ATGTCTTTTACTGCAACAGGTGTATTACATAAGATGCACGCCAACCTTGGGAGTGTTACCTCTTATCGTCTTCCCGTCGGTGAGCAATTCGTAGAACTTAACCCATTAATCGGTACCGAATTGCATTTGGAACACACAGGCAATATTTTCTGCAGTAACTGCGGTAAAAAAACGAAAAAGAGCTATGCACAAGGTCATTGTTTTCCTTGCATGAAAAAATTGGCGAGCTGCGATATGTGCATTATGAAGCCTGAGCTATGTCATTACGATCAAGGCACATGTCGTGAACCAGAATGGGGCGAGAAAAACTGTATGGTTGACCATTTCGTCTATCTCTCTAATACCTCAGGTTTAAAAGTGGGCATCACTCGCCATACCCAGATCCCGACCCGCTGGATAGATCAGGGCGCCATGCAAGGATTACCGATTTTTAAGGTGAAAACCCGTCATATTTCTGGACTGATTGAAGTGGAACTCGCCAAACACATCGCGGATAAAACCAATTGGCGAACCCTATTAAAAATGGATGCGACACCCATGTCACTCACTGAACATTTCATCGAACTAAGACCTCTTTTAGACGATAAAATTGCCGAAATCCGTGCTCGTTTTGGCGAAGATGCGATTGAAGAGTTGCATACACAAACTACCGATATCCGCTATCCGGTTGACCATTACCCAAGTAAGATCGTCTCTCACAACTTTGACAAAAATCCAGTAGTGCAAGGCACCTTACAAGGCATCAAAGGCCAGTACTTAATTTTCGATACTGGAGTCATCAACGTGCGTAAATTTACCTCGTATGAAGTGACGGTGACCACCGTCTAA
- the trxB gene encoding thioredoxin-disulfide reductase, which translates to MSEVKHANLLILGSGPAGYTAAVYAARANLNPVLVTGMQQGGQLTTTTEVENWPGDPDDLTGPGLMDRMKEHAEKFNTEILFDHINRVDFSKRPFRLFGDSTEYTCDALIISTGASAKYLGLDSEEAFKGRGVSACATCDGFFYRNQKVAVVGGGNTAVEEALYLANIASEVHMIHRRDTFRAEKILIDRLYEKVEAGKIVLHTNRTLDEVLGDEMGVTGVRIKDTQTHETEDLEVMGAFIAIGHQPNTAMFVGQLDMSNGYIVVNSGLNGNATQTSVEGIYAAGDVMDHNYRQAITSAGTGCMAALDAERYLDSLTDK; encoded by the coding sequence ATGAGTGAAGTAAAACATGCAAATCTATTAATTCTTGGTTCAGGTCCTGCTGGCTATACTGCGGCCGTATATGCCGCTCGCGCGAACCTTAACCCTGTTCTCGTCACCGGGATGCAACAAGGCGGTCAATTGACCACAACAACAGAGGTAGAAAACTGGCCAGGTGACCCAGACGATCTCACCGGCCCTGGCCTCATGGATCGCATGAAAGAACACGCGGAAAAATTCAATACCGAAATTCTCTTTGATCATATCAATCGCGTCGATTTCTCAAAACGTCCTTTTCGTTTATTTGGTGACAGCACCGAATATACTTGTGATGCGCTCATCATCTCAACGGGCGCGTCAGCAAAATACCTTGGCTTAGATTCCGAAGAAGCGTTCAAAGGGCGTGGCGTCTCTGCTTGTGCAACCTGTGACGGTTTCTTTTACCGTAACCAAAAAGTCGCCGTTGTCGGTGGTGGTAATACCGCGGTTGAAGAAGCTCTGTATCTTGCCAATATCGCGTCTGAAGTCCACATGATTCACCGCCGTGATACCTTCCGCGCAGAAAAAATCCTCATCGACCGTCTCTATGAAAAAGTCGAAGCAGGGAAAATTGTGCTGCACACTAATCGCACCCTCGATGAGGTTCTTGGCGACGAGATGGGCGTCACTGGCGTACGCATCAAGGATACCCAAACACACGAGACCGAAGACCTTGAGGTTATGGGCGCATTTATTGCCATTGGTCATCAGCCTAACACCGCAATGTTTGTCGGCCAACTGGACATGAGTAACGGCTATATTGTGGTCAATTCTGGTCTCAACGGTAATGCCACACAAACCAGTGTTGAAGGAATTTATGCGGCAGGCGATGTCATGGACCATAACTACCGTCAGGCAATCACCTCGGCGGGAACGGGCTGTATGGCAGCGTTAGATGCTGAGCGTTATTTAGATAGCCTAACTGATAAATAA
- the cydD gene encoding heme ABC transporter permease/ATP-binding protein CydD: MDKKKQRSLNQWLKAQSKLAKRWLMLAIGLGVLSSVFLVGQAALLATLLHDLIIDHTDKSELIPYFLGLLALIGLRALCSWAREIAGFRCGEEIRIYIRQLIMDKLRELGPAYIKGQPAGTWAALTLEQVENMHDFFARYLPQMALSVMIPVVILVVVFPVNWAAGLIFLLTAPLVPLFMALVGMKAADAGRRNFKALRRLSGHFYDRLQSMTTIRLFDRADAETEVMRGASEVFRNRTMDVLRIAFLSSAVLEFFTSIAIALTAVYFGFSFIDKLDFGYYGAGVTLFSGMFILILAPEFYQPLRDLGTFYHAKQLAVGAAESIVEFLEVDVSKVTSGTTPLADTDSVEIVATDLKVFSPEGDELVGPISFTIGKNHTTALVGPSGAGKTSLINAILGFMPYDGSLTINGIELSDLGHTDWRRYISWVGQNPLLLNGTIRDNVTMGKQVSDEQLEAVLESSFAAEFVQYHGLDYAITDRSGGLSVGQAQRLALARAMLQHGSFWLLDEPTASLDARSEQLVMKGLETQIQKNTALLVTHQLSPLKTVDHILVLDNGRLVQSGDFTTLSQQKDGLFATMLAANQAHQEADKGNLDA; encoded by the coding sequence ATGGATAAGAAAAAACAACGTAGCTTAAACCAATGGTTAAAAGCGCAAAGCAAACTCGCCAAGCGCTGGTTAATGCTTGCCATCGGCCTTGGTGTCTTATCGAGTGTGTTTTTAGTGGGACAGGCCGCTCTCTTGGCCACCTTACTGCATGACTTGATCATCGACCACACAGACAAATCGGAATTGATCCCCTACTTCTTGGGTCTTCTCGCCTTAATCGGCTTACGAGCATTATGCTCATGGGCGCGAGAAATCGCTGGATTCCGCTGTGGCGAAGAAATTCGTATTTATATCCGCCAACTCATCATGGATAAACTGCGTGAACTTGGCCCAGCCTACATTAAAGGCCAACCCGCGGGAACGTGGGCGGCGCTCACGCTTGAGCAAGTAGAAAACATGCATGATTTCTTTGCTCGTTACCTGCCGCAAATGGCGTTATCGGTCATGATTCCAGTGGTGATATTGGTGGTTGTGTTCCCAGTCAACTGGGCCGCAGGCTTAATTTTCTTACTGACGGCTCCGCTCGTCCCCTTGTTTATGGCGCTCGTTGGCATGAAAGCGGCGGACGCTGGCCGTCGTAACTTTAAAGCTTTACGCCGATTATCTGGGCACTTTTACGATCGATTACAGTCGATGACAACGATCCGATTGTTTGATCGCGCCGATGCAGAAACAGAAGTCATGCGCGGGGCATCAGAAGTCTTCCGTAATCGCACGATGGATGTGTTACGTATCGCCTTTTTATCTTCAGCGGTATTGGAATTTTTCACGTCTATCGCGATTGCGCTGACCGCTGTGTACTTTGGTTTTAGCTTTATCGACAAACTCGATTTTGGTTATTACGGTGCAGGCGTGACACTATTTTCTGGGATGTTCATCCTGATTCTAGCACCGGAATTTTATCAACCGTTACGAGATTTAGGGACGTTTTATCACGCTAAACAGTTGGCGGTCGGTGCGGCAGAGAGCATCGTCGAGTTTTTAGAGGTTGATGTCAGTAAAGTCACCTCGGGCACTACGCCACTGGCTGATACCGATTCGGTTGAGATTGTCGCGACAGATTTAAAAGTCTTTAGTCCAGAAGGCGATGAATTGGTCGGTCCTATCTCATTTACGATTGGTAAAAACCATACCACAGCACTGGTTGGTCCAAGTGGCGCGGGTAAAACCAGTCTTATTAACGCCATCTTAGGCTTCATGCCTTACGATGGTAGCTTAACCATCAATGGTATAGAGCTGAGCGATCTGGGTCATACCGATTGGCGGCGTTACATCAGTTGGGTCGGTCAAAATCCGCTATTACTGAACGGCACTATTCGTGACAACGTCACTATGGGCAAGCAAGTCAGTGACGAGCAGCTTGAAGCCGTACTAGAAAGCAGTTTTGCGGCGGAGTTCGTTCAGTATCATGGCCTCGATTATGCGATTACTGATCGCTCTGGGGGATTATCCGTAGGGCAAGCGCAACGGTTAGCATTAGCCCGTGCCATGTTACAGCATGGTTCTTTCTGGCTATTGGATGAGCCCACGGCAAGCTTAGATGCTCGTAGTGAACAACTTGTGATGAAAGGATTAGAAACTCAAATCCAGAAAAATACCGCCTTGCTGGTCACCCACCAGCTATCACCGTTGAAAACCGTGGACCATATTCTTGTACTGGACAATGGTCGACTGGTACAAAGCGGTGATTTTACAACATTAAGTCAACAAAAAGACGGGTTATTTGCGACCATGCTAGCCGCCAACCAAGCCCATCAAGAAGCCGATAAGGGGAATCTCGATGCGTGA
- the cydC gene encoding heme ABC transporter ATP-binding protein/permease CydC, whose translation MRELLPYLKLYKKHWFGLSLGMLLGFATLAASIGLLTISGWFLSAAAVAGLSVAKETFNFMLPSGFVRGFAMGRTAGRWGERVVSHNATFKLLTDLRIFFFQKLTPLIPGRISNLRDADILNRVVADIDSMDHVYLRLISPVVVGTLGIASITVLVCWFDERLGLILGGILLAILLTWPVIFYKLGQRNGQELTQNRADFRITMLDWLEGFSELTLFGAEARYRTAINEAQDKLINNQRINAHIAGLAQALLMLANGWTMVLMLWLSADGVGGQPPSPLIALIVFATMASVELLMPIAGAFQYLSQTLSSARRLNDVILAEPDVVFPNQSAPHSGEFSLDFDNVTFRYNADERKAVNQVSLSIPAQHKVAIVGQTGSGKSTLMQLLSRYWDTQDGEIRIAGTPLKQWAESDLRAAISVVSQRVDILNGSLRDNLILAKPQASDDELQRILINVGLEKLLDAPGLDGWVGDGGRQLSGGEKRRIGIARAILHDGPILLLDEPTEGLDKQTEKNILALFQQHFAGKTVVFITHRLVDLDHMDSICLIEEGEVVEHGSHTELMAQGGRYFQLNQTL comes from the coding sequence ATGCGTGAACTACTGCCATACCTCAAATTGTATAAAAAACATTGGTTCGGCTTGTCTCTCGGGATGCTGCTCGGTTTTGCAACACTCGCGGCCTCAATTGGCTTGTTAACCATTTCCGGTTGGTTTCTCTCCGCAGCCGCGGTAGCCGGACTGTCCGTTGCCAAAGAAACCTTCAATTTTATGCTTCCTAGTGGTTTTGTACGTGGCTTTGCCATGGGACGTACCGCGGGGCGCTGGGGCGAGCGCGTTGTCAGTCATAATGCCACTTTTAAGCTGTTAACCGACTTGCGTATTTTCTTCTTTCAAAAGCTCACGCCTTTGATCCCAGGTCGTATTTCTAACTTGCGAGACGCCGATATTCTCAACCGCGTTGTCGCCGACATTGATAGCATGGATCATGTCTATCTTCGCTTAATTAGCCCAGTGGTTGTCGGCACCTTAGGCATCGCATCAATCACCGTACTGGTGTGCTGGTTTGATGAACGTCTCGGCTTGATTTTAGGCGGTATTTTATTAGCGATCCTGCTGACTTGGCCGGTCATTTTTTACAAACTAGGTCAACGAAACGGTCAAGAGCTGACGCAAAACCGCGCTGATTTTCGTATTACCATGCTGGATTGGTTAGAAGGATTTAGCGAGCTGACCTTGTTTGGTGCTGAAGCACGCTACCGTACAGCCATTAATGAAGCCCAAGATAAACTCATTAATAACCAGCGCATTAACGCGCACATTGCCGGCTTGGCTCAAGCTTTATTGATGCTAGCCAATGGTTGGACCATGGTACTGATGTTGTGGTTATCTGCTGACGGTGTCGGGGGACAACCCCCTAGCCCACTCATCGCTTTGATTGTGTTTGCGACCATGGCAAGTGTGGAGTTATTGATGCCGATTGCAGGAGCATTCCAATACTTAAGCCAAACATTGTCTTCCGCGCGTCGCCTTAATGATGTCATTCTGGCGGAACCTGATGTTGTGTTCCCAAATCAGTCGGCCCCCCATTCTGGGGAGTTTTCCCTCGACTTTGATAATGTCACCTTCAGATATAATGCCGACGAACGTAAAGCGGTCAATCAGGTGTCGTTATCCATCCCGGCACAACATAAAGTCGCGATCGTCGGGCAAACCGGGTCCGGCAAATCTACGTTAATGCAATTATTATCACGCTATTGGGATACACAAGATGGTGAGATTCGTATCGCAGGAACGCCACTTAAACAATGGGCTGAAAGCGATTTACGAGCGGCTATCAGTGTCGTGAGTCAGCGGGTCGATATACTCAATGGCTCACTGCGTGATAACTTAATTTTGGCGAAGCCTCAGGCCAGCGATGACGAATTACAGCGTATTTTGATCAATGTTGGTTTAGAGAAATTATTGGACGCGCCCGGGCTTGATGGCTGGGTGGGTGATGGCGGTCGTCAGCTATCCGGTGGCGAGAAACGCCGTATTGGGATCGCTCGCGCGATTTTACATGATGGACCTATTTTACTCCTCGACGAACCCACTGAGGGCTTGGATAAGCAAACTGAGAAAAACATTCTTGCGCTATTCCAACAACACTTTGCTGGCAAAACAGTGGTCTTCATTACCCACCGTTTAGTCGATTTGGATCATATGGACAGCATTTGTTTAATTGAGGAAGGCGAAGTGGTGGAACATGGCAGCCATACTGAACTGATGGCGCAAGGCGGTCGTTATTTCCAACTGAACCAAACCCTCTAA
- the rluB gene encoding 23S rRNA pseudouridine(2605) synthase RluB — MSEKLQKVLARAGHGSRRELEALIRAGRVSVNGKVAALGERLEDDNAVVRIDGHTVSIKPHEEEVCRVLAYYKPEGELCTRHDPEGRRTVFDRLPKIRGSRWISVGRLDANTSGLLLFTTDGELANRLMHPSRQVEREYLVRVFGDVDEHKVRNLVTGVELEDGKARFEDIVYTGGEGLNHTFYVVINEGRNREVRRLWESQDTTVSRLKRVRYGDIFLEKSLPRGGWMELTLKQVNYLRELVDLAPESNTMLDQSKDNTSRKRERSRSQKIRRAVRRHEERVTTPSKGRGSKPSDAGGRGRANNAKTQTDGKDSGQRPAKRTPRKPQVGKKQRRTRQ; from the coding sequence ATGAGCGAAAAGTTACAAAAGGTTTTAGCACGTGCTGGGCACGGTTCTCGTCGAGAGCTTGAAGCTCTTATTAGAGCAGGTCGTGTCAGTGTTAATGGCAAGGTAGCTGCACTGGGTGAACGCCTAGAAGATGATAACGCTGTTGTGCGTATTGATGGTCACACTGTGTCAATCAAACCGCATGAAGAAGAAGTGTGCCGAGTTCTGGCGTATTACAAGCCAGAAGGTGAGCTATGTACTCGCCACGATCCAGAAGGTCGTCGCACGGTATTTGATCGTTTACCAAAAATTCGAGGTTCACGGTGGATTTCTGTTGGTCGTTTGGATGCGAACACATCAGGTCTGTTGTTATTTACAACGGATGGTGAACTAGCAAACCGATTGATGCACCCAAGCCGTCAAGTTGAACGTGAATATTTGGTGCGTGTTTTTGGTGACGTTGACGAACATAAAGTTCGTAACCTCGTCACGGGTGTCGAGCTTGAAGACGGTAAGGCCCGTTTTGAAGATATCGTTTATACCGGTGGTGAAGGTTTAAACCATACGTTTTACGTTGTGATCAACGAAGGCCGTAACCGCGAAGTGCGTCGTTTATGGGAATCGCAAGATACCACAGTAAGCCGTCTAAAGCGTGTGCGTTACGGTGATATCTTCCTTGAGAAAAGTCTGCCACGTGGTGGGTGGATGGAGTTGACGTTGAAGCAAGTCAACTATCTGCGTGAACTGGTTGATCTTGCGCCGGAATCAAATACGATGCTGGATCAATCAAAAGACAATACCTCTCGCAAACGTGAGCGCTCGCGCAGTCAAAAAATTCGTCGCGCCGTACGTCGTCATGAAGAACGTGTGACGACGCCGAGTAAAGGGCGCGGCAGCAAGCCGAGTGATGCCGGCGGTCGTGGTCGAGCCAATAACGCGAAGACACAGACAGACGGTAAAGACTCAGGCCAGCGTCCAGCAAAACGTACGCCGAGAAAGCCGCAAGTGGGCAAAAAGCAGCGTCGTACTCGCCAATAA